One genomic window of Mucilaginibacter sp. SJ includes the following:
- a CDS encoding sialate O-acetylesterase, translating into MNLKKYLPVVIGGLLLSSNVFSKVVLPGVFSDNMVLQQKTMAGIWGTADAGKTVTITSSWNNKTYTAVADAAGNWKIKVKTPSYGGPYKVSITDGSEPVVLNNVLIGEVWICSGQSNMEMPVAGWGQVNNYKEEIANANYPEIRLLQVSQATSLTPQTNIKVANNGWMVCSPQTIGEFSSVAYFFAREINKQVKIPIGLISSNWGGTMIEAWSDENTLTNNPIFSAQIKQQQESAKTETPSTFAQKLDEWNKLATAADWGYTNNNAFNLDTAGWRSMLLPQFFEKGALGDFDGVVWFRKKITIPAAWAGQDVKISLGKIDDNEITFFNGEKIGATDGYTKSRDYIIPAAKVKAGESVITVRVFDSGGGGGLYGADEMQLVSASGEKISLAGNWDYKVGFNIKSLPPMPVANNPNRLAVLYNAMINPLTPMAIRGVIWYQGEANTGRPGQYNELFEGMINGWRTIWNEGNFPFYFVQLANWQKREAEPVASGWAELREAQTKTLELPNTGMAVAADLGDADNIHPKNKQEVGRRLALAALDKTYHKSQPYSGPMYKSQKIEGDKIELSFNYTDGGLKARGGETLQGFAVAGEDMKFHWATAVIKGNKVIVSSPDVKSPVAVRYAWANNPVITLYNGAGLPASPFRTDNWPGK; encoded by the coding sequence ATGAATTTAAAAAAGTATTTACCTGTTGTAATCGGCGGCTTATTGCTAAGCAGCAATGTTTTTTCCAAAGTGGTATTACCTGGTGTTTTTAGCGATAACATGGTTTTGCAGCAAAAAACTATGGCTGGTATATGGGGCACGGCCGATGCCGGTAAAACGGTAACCATTACCTCGTCATGGAATAATAAAACTTATACGGCCGTAGCCGATGCAGCAGGTAACTGGAAAATCAAGGTCAAAACCCCATCATATGGTGGCCCTTATAAAGTCAGCATAACCGATGGCAGCGAGCCCGTAGTTTTAAATAATGTATTGATAGGGGAGGTGTGGATTTGCTCCGGCCAGTCGAACATGGAAATGCCCGTGGCCGGTTGGGGCCAGGTAAATAATTATAAAGAAGAAATAGCCAACGCAAATTACCCGGAGATCCGTTTGTTACAGGTATCGCAGGCAACAAGCCTTACCCCGCAAACCAATATAAAAGTGGCTAATAACGGCTGGATGGTATGCTCGCCTCAAACTATTGGCGAATTTTCGTCGGTAGCATATTTTTTTGCCAGGGAGATCAATAAACAGGTTAAAATTCCCATCGGCCTCATCAGCTCAAACTGGGGCGGTACCATGATCGAGGCCTGGAGTGATGAAAATACGTTAACTAATAACCCGATTTTCAGTGCACAGATCAAACAGCAGCAGGAATCTGCTAAAACAGAAACTCCATCTACCTTTGCACAAAAATTGGATGAGTGGAACAAGCTTGCCACCGCTGCCGATTGGGGGTATACCAATAATAACGCGTTCAACTTGGATACTGCCGGCTGGCGGAGCATGCTGCTGCCCCAGTTTTTTGAAAAAGGCGCTTTAGGAGATTTCGATGGCGTTGTTTGGTTCCGTAAAAAGATTACCATTCCTGCAGCCTGGGCCGGGCAGGATGTGAAGATTAGCTTGGGTAAGATAGATGATAATGAAATAACATTTTTTAACGGTGAAAAGATAGGCGCTACGGATGGTTACACAAAGTCGCGTGATTACATTATTCCTGCTGCAAAAGTAAAGGCCGGGGAGTCGGTGATTACTGTGCGGGTTTTTGACAGCGGCGGTGGCGGCGGTCTGTATGGCGCCGATGAAATGCAGTTGGTATCAGCGTCGGGTGAAAAGATCTCCTTAGCCGGTAACTGGGATTATAAAGTAGGTTTTAATATAAAAAGCCTGCCACCCATGCCTGTTGCCAATAACCCGAACCGGTTGGCTGTGTTGTATAATGCGATGATCAATCCGCTTACACCTATGGCTATCCGTGGCGTAATCTGGTACCAGGGCGAAGCTAATACCGGCAGGCCGGGGCAGTATAATGAGTTATTTGAGGGGATGATAAATGGCTGGCGTACCATTTGGAACGAAGGCAATTTCCCATTTTATTTTGTACAGTTAGCTAACTGGCAAAAACGTGAAGCCGAGCCCGTAGCATCAGGATGGGCAGAGTTACGGGAGGCACAAACAAAAACGCTTGAGCTTCCCAATACAGGTATGGCCGTAGCTGCCGATCTGGGGGACGCTGATAATATCCACCCTAAAAATAAACAGGAAGTTGGCCGAAGACTGGCTTTGGCAGCTTTAGATAAAACTTACCACAAATCGCAGCCATATTCGGGACCGATGTATAAATCGCAGAAAATAGAGGGTGATAAAATTGAACTAAGCTTTAATTATACCGATGGCGGTTTAAAAGCGCGGGGTGGCGAAACATTGCAGGGCTTTGCCGTTGCCGGCGAGGATATGAAGTTTCACTGGGCTACCGCTGTTATAAAAGGCAATAAGGTTATAGTAAGCAGCCCGGATGTTAAAAGCCCGGTTGCGGTAAGGTATGCCTGGGCCAATAACCCGGTGATCACCCTATATAATGGCGCTGGTTTACCGGCATCGCCTTTCCGCACGGATAATTGGCCGGGAAAATAG
- a CDS encoding TrmH family RNA methyltransferase — protein MLSKSQISLLKSLQHKKFRKEHGLFLVEGYKSVVEFVNAAYQVDAIYHTSEIASKMMNLSRKINFQEISLTDLEKISSLKTPQEVIGLIKIPKWPRLNYNLLKNKFSLVLDGVQDPGNMGTIIRTADWFGITDIICSDDTVDVYNPKVVQATMGSLARVNVHYGDLTTILPEIKLPLFGAMLDGENIYSTNFGHEGLLAMGNEGNGLRPEIQQLINKKVTIPRIGYAESLNVAIATAILCSEIKRNSFK, from the coding sequence ATGCTTTCAAAATCACAGATCAGTTTATTAAAATCCTTACAACATAAAAAATTCCGTAAAGAGCATGGTTTGTTTTTGGTTGAAGGTTACAAATCAGTTGTTGAATTTGTAAACGCTGCATACCAGGTTGATGCTATATACCATACATCCGAAATTGCTTCAAAAATGATGAATTTATCCCGAAAAATAAATTTTCAGGAAATTTCATTGACCGATCTGGAAAAGATCAGCAGTTTGAAAACCCCGCAGGAGGTAATTGGTTTGATTAAAATACCAAAATGGCCCCGATTAAATTATAACTTACTGAAAAACAAGTTCTCGCTGGTGCTTGATGGGGTACAGGACCCCGGCAATATGGGCACCATTATCCGCACGGCCGACTGGTTTGGCATTACCGATATTATTTGCTCAGATGATACCGTTGATGTTTATAACCCCAAAGTAGTGCAGGCTACCATGGGCTCATTAGCACGGGTAAATGTGCATTACGGCGATTTAACGACCATCCTCCCCGAAATAAAGCTTCCTTTGTTTGGCGCTATGCTCGATGGCGAAAATATCTACAGCACTAATTTCGGCCATGAGGGTTTACTGGCTATGGGCAACGAGGGAAATGGGTTACGCCCTGAAATACAGCAGTTAATAAATAAAAAAGTAACTATACCCCGGATAGGTTATGCCGAATCATTGAATGTAGCTATAGCTACGGCCATATTATGTTCAGAAATAAAAAGAAATTCGTTCAAATAA
- a CDS encoding carboxymuconolactone decarboxylase family protein has translation MNRLKINTAEPAGYRAMIALEKYIESTGLTTRHKDLIKIRASQINGCAFCVDMHTADARKAGETERRIYNISVWHEAPFFDEQERAILALTEEVTLIAGRVSDETYKKAAELFDEKYLAQVIMAIITINAWNRIGVTTQLQPPLN, from the coding sequence ATGAACCGCTTAAAAATAAACACCGCCGAACCGGCTGGATACAGGGCCATGATCGCCCTTGAAAAATATATTGAAAGTACAGGTTTAACCACCCGTCATAAAGACCTGATCAAGATCCGCGCCTCACAAATTAATGGTTGTGCCTTTTGCGTGGATATGCACACTGCCGATGCCCGCAAAGCCGGCGAAACCGAACGCCGCATTTACAACATCAGCGTTTGGCACGAAGCACCTTTCTTTGATGAGCAGGAACGTGCAATATTAGCCCTTACAGAAGAAGTAACCCTGATCGCCGGCCGCGTATCTGACGAAACCTATAAAAAAGCCGCAGAATTGTTTGACGAAAAATACCTGGCACAAGTGATTATGGCTATCATCACCATCAATGCCTGGAACCGCATTGGTGTAACTACCCAACTTCAGCCACCACTTAATTAA
- a CDS encoding quinone-dependent dihydroorotate dehydrogenase yields MYQLIKPILFKFDPENVHYFVTRNLKRFNRFPGGASLSKAMWDVKDPKLEREVFGLKFRNPVGLAAGFDKNAELMGEMANLGFGFVEIGTVTPLPQPGNEKPRMFRLPADSALINRMGFNNFGVDIAAERIAAFRRDPKNINKQLIIGGNIGKNKVTPNEDAVSDYIKCFDRLFDVVDYFVVNVSSPNTPGLRALQEKGPLMEILNTLQQCNSKNGISRPILLKIAPDLTDSQLDDIVDIVQQTGIAGVIATNTTISRENLLSPPKLKEETGGLSGKPLTQRSTEVIAYLRKKSNGSFPIIGVGGIHSAEDAIEKLNAGASLVQLYTGFIYEGPGLIGRINKKILKHDF; encoded by the coding sequence ATGTATCAGTTGATAAAACCCATCCTGTTTAAGTTCGATCCGGAAAATGTGCATTACTTTGTTACCCGCAACCTGAAACGCTTTAATCGTTTTCCGGGTGGTGCATCGTTAAGTAAAGCGATGTGGGATGTAAAAGATCCAAAGCTTGAACGCGAAGTTTTTGGTCTGAAGTTCAGGAACCCGGTTGGCCTGGCCGCGGGTTTTGATAAAAACGCGGAACTGATGGGCGAAATGGCCAACCTTGGTTTTGGTTTTGTTGAGATTGGTACTGTTACACCGCTGCCGCAACCTGGTAACGAAAAACCACGCATGTTTCGCCTGCCGGCAGATAGTGCGCTCATTAACCGCATGGGGTTCAATAATTTTGGTGTAGACATAGCTGCCGAACGAATCGCTGCGTTCAGGCGCGATCCTAAAAATATCAATAAACAACTGATTATTGGCGGCAATATTGGTAAAAACAAGGTTACCCCTAATGAGGATGCTGTGAGCGACTACATTAAATGCTTTGACCGCCTGTTTGATGTAGTTGATTATTTTGTAGTGAACGTAAGCTCACCCAATACCCCGGGCTTGCGCGCCCTGCAGGAAAAAGGCCCTCTGATGGAAATTCTGAATACATTACAGCAATGCAATAGTAAAAACGGTATCAGCAGACCTATCCTGCTAAAAATAGCGCCTGATTTAACTGATTCCCAACTGGATGATATTGTTGACATCGTGCAGCAAACAGGCATAGCCGGGGTAATTGCCACCAATACCACCATCAGCCGGGAAAACCTTTTATCCCCACCAAAATTAAAGGAAGAAACCGGCGGTTTGAGTGGTAAACCACTTACCCAACGCTCAACAGAAGTTATTGCTTATCTGCGTAAAAAATCTAACGGGTCGTTCCCCATTATTGGAGTAGGAGGGATTCACTCTGCGGAGGATGCCATTGAGAAACTAAACGCGGGTGCTTCATTGGTACAATTGTACACCGGTTTTATTTATGAAGGGCCGGGCTTGATCGGCAGGATCAATAAAAAAATTCTGAAACATGATTTTTAG
- a CDS encoding nuclear transport factor 2 family protein: MTTEAGATVGSANDVVLSFIKALNEEDFAEARNCVANDLKFVGVLGQRDGADAYFTDMQHMKLKYDIKRVFSDGDDVCIFYDIDMGRANIFSCGWYHVVDSKINSIRVIFDPRPLL, encoded by the coding sequence ATGACAACAGAAGCAGGTGCAACAGTTGGCAGCGCCAATGACGTAGTGCTTTCCTTCATAAAAGCATTAAACGAAGAAGATTTTGCAGAGGCCCGCAATTGTGTGGCAAACGACTTGAAATTTGTAGGCGTACTTGGCCAGCGCGATGGTGCCGATGCCTATTTTACTGATATGCAGCACATGAAGCTGAAATATGATATTAAACGGGTGTTTAGCGATGGCGATGATGTATGCATCTTTTATGATATTGATATGGGCCGCGCTAACATATTCAGCTGCGGATGGTATCATGTGGTTGATAGTAAAATAAACTCTATACGGGTGATATTTGATCCGCGGCCATTGTTATAG
- the tamL gene encoding translocation and assembly module lipoprotein TamL — protein MKAYTKPAVYRLTILSILLVIIGSGCSITRGIRKDQALVRKITIKGIDEQFAETAINYVDKEQQPNNWLNLQLYYTFSNKGKKNIGEAPVVVDSNLIEYSRVQMEKYIRSRGYLKAKVTDSVVIKKQKAELIFTADEGPMFRIRKFTDSIADNNIKALYNGNRNRISHIQPGGRFDTDSLAYDRDQLYLLMKHNGYYDFYRQYINFTYDSTFNSSVVDVKMIIDNPAGKTQHPVYTINNTLITISNSQGRTPGKVDTIQVDSQFRFVDYSKRFKPRVVTDYVFQKKGEIYDIDKQTRTTTRLSELNVFRNVPNPVYEKLKDSSNRLNTRIDIVPLKRMSDRVEGEVLFSGGRFGYNVGNTFTDRNLFKQAAILQLKVNWSILFDNGNDVGNDHSSIQNQEFRVGAQLVYPRLLLPFKFPFLGKFAVPHTTFSSNYSLFYQKDLVKRESFINSITYDFFDTPYKTHTITPINIEFSRGIIDPAARDSLLKQNRYSYVYLIGRTVFTSGSQYTYQVNAIKLNGYENFTYFRGSLDIGGNFLNLVSNLTNAPKDTLGQHKLFGYTFAQYTKVELDTRIYRNFGGEKQFVFRINPGIGIPYGNSNQLIFEKNFYAGGANDIRAWLPRTLGPGQFNRASFYGTDVNTRARLKYLDQFGEIKFITNAEYRYLLANNFFGAKLKGAVFVDAGNVWRLHDEPDNPNGQFKLNNFLSSTAVGIGTGLRFDLSFFVFRLDAAFKLKDPQFSGANQWVLINHAGELFSKGSFKQAYKAANGEDYNFMQLNFGIGLPF, from the coding sequence TTGAAAGCATATACTAAGCCTGCTGTTTACCGCCTTACAATATTAAGTATTTTGCTGGTTATTATCGGTTCGGGCTGCAGCATTACCCGTGGCATTCGTAAAGACCAGGCGCTGGTACGCAAAATTACTATAAAAGGTATTGACGAGCAATTTGCGGAGACTGCTATAAATTATGTGGATAAGGAGCAACAGCCCAATAACTGGCTCAATTTGCAGTTGTACTATACTTTTAGCAATAAAGGTAAAAAAAATATAGGCGAAGCCCCTGTTGTTGTTGATAGTAACCTGATCGAGTACTCTCGTGTACAGATGGAAAAATATATCCGCAGTCGTGGTTATCTGAAAGCAAAGGTCACCGACAGTGTAGTGATAAAAAAGCAAAAGGCTGAGTTGATTTTTACTGCTGATGAAGGCCCTATGTTCCGCATCCGCAAATTTACTGATAGTATTGCCGATAATAATATTAAAGCATTGTATAATGGTAACCGCAACAGGATATCACACATACAGCCGGGCGGCAGGTTTGATACCGATAGTTTAGCTTACGACCGCGACCAGCTCTATTTGCTGATGAAGCATAATGGCTATTACGACTTTTACAGGCAGTACATCAATTTTACCTATGATTCTACCTTTAACAGCAGTGTGGTTGATGTAAAAATGATCATTGACAACCCGGCGGGGAAAACACAGCACCCGGTTTATACTATCAACAATACATTAATTACGATATCAAACAGCCAGGGGCGTACGCCGGGTAAAGTTGATACGATACAAGTTGATTCACAATTCAGGTTTGTTGACTACTCAAAAAGGTTTAAACCAAGGGTAGTAACCGATTACGTTTTTCAGAAAAAAGGCGAAATATACGACATTGATAAGCAAACACGCACCACCACTCGCTTATCCGAATTAAATGTTTTCAGAAATGTGCCCAACCCCGTTTACGAAAAACTGAAGGATAGCTCTAACAGGCTTAATACCCGGATTGATATCGTGCCGCTTAAACGGATGAGTGACCGTGTAGAGGGTGAGGTGCTTTTTAGCGGAGGTCGTTTTGGTTATAACGTGGGTAATACTTTTACCGACAGGAATTTATTTAAACAGGCCGCTATATTGCAGCTGAAAGTTAACTGGAGTATCCTTTTTGATAATGGTAACGATGTAGGTAACGATCACAGCAGTATCCAAAACCAGGAGTTTAGGGTAGGAGCACAGCTTGTCTATCCGCGACTTTTGCTTCCGTTCAAATTTCCGTTTCTTGGTAAATTTGCGGTTCCGCACACTACGTTTTCATCAAACTATTCATTGTTTTACCAGAAAGATCTGGTTAAGCGCGAAAGTTTTATCAATTCCATTACTTACGACTTTTTTGATACGCCTTATAAAACACATACCATTACGCCCATTAACATTGAGTTTTCGAGAGGTATAATTGATCCGGCTGCAAGAGATTCTCTGCTTAAGCAAAATAGATATTCATATGTTTACCTTATCGGGCGTACCGTTTTTACATCCGGCAGTCAATACACTTATCAGGTTAATGCCATAAAGCTTAATGGTTATGAAAATTTTACCTATTTCCGGGGCAGTTTAGATATTGGCGGAAATTTTCTTAACCTGGTAAGCAATCTCACCAATGCTCCTAAAGATACGCTTGGGCAACATAAGCTTTTTGGATATACTTTTGCGCAGTATACTAAAGTTGAGCTTGATACGCGCATCTATCGAAACTTTGGCGGCGAAAAACAATTTGTTTTCCGTATCAACCCGGGTATAGGTATCCCTTACGGTAATAGCAATCAGCTTATTTTTGAAAAGAATTTTTATGCAGGCGGGGCCAATGATATCAGGGCCTGGTTGCCGCGCACATTAGGCCCGGGGCAATTCAATCGTGCTTCATTTTATGGAACTGATGTTAATACCCGTGCCCGCCTGAAATATCTTGATCAATTCGGCGAGATCAAATTTATTACCAATGCCGAGTACCGGTACCTGTTGGCAAATAACTTTTTTGGTGCAAAACTTAAAGGTGCGGTTTTTGTTGATGCCGGGAATGTGTGGCGTTTGCATGATGAGCCTGATAATCCCAACGGGCAGTTTAAACTGAACAACTTTTTAAGTTCAACGGCCGTAGGTATTGGTACAGGATTGAGGTTCGATCTAAGCTTCTTCGTTTTTCGGCTTGATGCCGCCTTTAAACTTAAAGATCCGCAATTTAGCGGAGCTAACCAATGGGTGCTGATTAACCATGCCGGCGAATTGTTTAGTAAAGGTTCATTCAAACAAGCTTACAAAGCAGCCAACGGAGAAGATTACAACTTTATGCAGTTGAACTTCGGTATTGGATTACCGTTTTAA
- a CDS encoding endonuclease/exonuclease/phosphatase family protein, translating to MKKLLSLLFMAILSVSASYGQHQLTIATYNLRNDNATNDDSVRGNGWKQRLPVITQLIRFHDWDIFGTQEGLVHQLNGLKQAMPQYAYTGIGRDDGKTAGEFSAIFYKKEKFKLLKHGDFWMAPITNKPNKGWDAALPRICSWGYFREVKTGYKFYYFNLHMDHIGVVARRESAKLVLKKVKELGGNSPAILSGDFNVDQTSDSYAVINNSGTLKDSYELSPIKYATNGTFNDFDANGKTSGRIDHIFVTKEFKVKRYGILTDTYRAKTKGSDKYEAKEPSDHFPVMIMVDHK from the coding sequence ATGAAAAAACTACTTTCTTTATTATTCATGGCTATACTTTCTGTTTCAGCAAGTTATGGCCAGCACCAGCTTACTATTGCTACGTATAATTTACGTAATGATAATGCCACAAACGATGATTCGGTACGAGGCAACGGCTGGAAACAGCGCCTGCCGGTTATAACGCAGCTCATCCGTTTTCATGACTGGGATATTTTTGGCACCCAGGAAGGGCTGGTACACCAGCTTAATGGTTTAAAACAGGCCATGCCTCAATATGCCTACACCGGCATAGGCCGTGATGATGGTAAAACTGCCGGCGAGTTCTCGGCCATTTTTTACAAAAAGGAAAAATTTAAACTACTGAAACATGGCGATTTCTGGATGGCGCCAATTACCAACAAGCCCAACAAAGGCTGGGATGCCGCACTTCCAAGGATCTGCTCATGGGGATATTTCCGGGAAGTAAAAACCGGTTACAAGTTTTACTACTTTAACCTGCATATGGACCATATAGGTGTTGTTGCCCGCCGTGAAAGCGCCAAGCTGGTATTGAAAAAAGTGAAAGAGTTAGGCGGTAACTCGCCTGCTATTTTATCGGGCGATTTTAATGTAGATCAAACGTCTGACAGCTACGCGGTAATCAATAACTCGGGTACACTGAAGGATAGTTATGAGCTGTCGCCAATAAAATATGCTACCAATGGTACTTTTAATGATTTTGATGCTAATGGTAAAACCAGCGGCCGCATCGATCATATTTTTGTAACCAAAGAGTTTAAGGTAAAGAGATACGGAATCTTAACGGATACCTACAGGGCGAAGACTAAAGGCTCTGATAAATATGAGGCTAAAGAGCCCAGCGACCATTTCCCGGTAATGATAATGGTGGATCATAAATGA
- a CDS encoding Crp/Fnr family transcriptional regulator gives MYPELINHIKRYVQLSAADEATICRHFEPKNFKKKEFILESGKLCAGNYFVTKGLLRQYFVNNKLNEQIIQFGLENWWIADQDSLLNHQPATTYIQTIEASELLLLTEKSRAALFEAVPQMESYFRVMMQKAFVASQRRIGYIFNQNDEERYRHFTSLFPAFVQRVPQYMLASYLGFTPQFLSRLRAKKI, from the coding sequence ATGTATCCCGAACTCATCAACCACATTAAAAGATACGTCCAGTTATCCGCGGCCGATGAGGCAACCATTTGCAGGCATTTTGAGCCTAAGAACTTTAAAAAGAAGGAATTTATCTTAGAATCCGGCAAACTTTGTGCAGGTAATTATTTTGTAACCAAAGGCCTGTTGAGGCAATACTTTGTTAATAACAAGCTCAATGAGCAGATCATCCAGTTTGGTTTGGAAAACTGGTGGATAGCCGATCAGGACAGCCTGCTTAATCACCAGCCCGCCACAACCTACATCCAAACCATTGAAGCTTCGGAGCTGCTGCTGCTTACCGAAAAAAGCCGCGCGGCGTTGTTTGAAGCTGTGCCGCAAATGGAAAGCTATTTCCGTGTCATGATGCAAAAAGCCTTTGTTGCGTCGCAACGGCGTATAGGATATATTTTTAATCAGAACGATGAGGAGCGTTACCGGCACTTTACCAGCCTTTTCCCGGCCTTTGTGCAGCGGGTACCACAATACATGCTGGCATCATATTTAGGCTTCACCCCACAGTTTTTGAGCCGGCTCAGAGCTAAAAAAATCTGA
- a CDS encoding spore protein, which yields MGVTRLKRKDRRNKTFSRLEVQFLKLATNLEYGSRSAESKHSQIAKNNAALDIALGK from the coding sequence ATGGGCGTTACTCGTTTAAAAAGAAAAGACAGGAGAAATAAAACTTTTTCACGTTTAGAAGTACAGTTCTTGAAACTGGCTACTAACCTTGAATACGGAAGCCGTTCTGCTGAATCAAAACACAGCCAGATAGCTAAAAACAATGCAGCTTTAGATATCGCATTAGGCAAATAA
- a CDS encoding DUF998 domain-containing protein, with product MDTKPLLYTGIIIPIIFWLSTIICGFVHGNYNHFSNTISELGAIGTKSETLMETFTLLNTVVSVFFMAGLFIACSQLQLNILPVFGVIGFPIMFGWAAIFHAGNPLHSASGPVFLTLYIGALLSAILWRGEEFRQIRKLSLLSLGIMLLIFIRFIPSATIQNNYTGLIQRLAHLGWSVWFISLGSCFIKLLNAKEQHQLK from the coding sequence ATGGATACTAAACCGCTACTCTATACAGGCATCATTATTCCCATTATATTTTGGCTTTCAACCATTATTTGTGGGTTTGTGCATGGTAATTACAATCATTTCAGCAACACTATCAGTGAGCTGGGCGCTATCGGCACAAAATCTGAAACGTTGATGGAAACATTTACGCTGCTTAATACAGTGGTCAGTGTGTTTTTTATGGCGGGCCTGTTTATTGCGTGCAGCCAGTTGCAGCTTAATATCCTGCCCGTGTTTGGGGTGATAGGTTTCCCTATCATGTTTGGCTGGGCGGCTATATTTCATGCAGGTAACCCACTGCATTCGGCATCCGGGCCGGTGTTTTTGACGCTTTATATCGGTGCGCTGCTATCTGCTATTTTATGGCGGGGAGAGGAGTTTAGGCAGATCAGGAAACTTTCGCTATTAAGCCTGGGTATTATGCTGCTCATCTTTATCCGCTTCATTCCTTCAGCTACCATTCAAAACAATTATACCGGGCTTATTCAAAGATTGGCCCACCTGGGTTGGTCGGTTTGGTTTATATCGCTCGGCTCCTGCTTTATAAAACTGCTCAACGCCAAAGAGCAGCATCAATTAAAATAA
- the purU gene encoding formyltetrahydrofolate deformylase, producing MIIVIQCKDKVGLVAAISATLAKHLLNIVSMREHVDHNENVFFTRLEVEKGDDAGLEDSLRKILPEGSYISVNPEPVKKVVVLATKEYHCLSDILVRNHFNTLGASVQCVIGNHAKLQNICERFDIPFYHISHEQVSKAEFEQQVIGTIKQYTPDYVILAKFMRILSPQFVAEFPMKIINIHHSFLPAFIGANPYKQAFERGVKLIGATAHYVSNELDEGPIIAQQIVPVNHSYSWTDMVKAGQEVETAVLAKALKLVFEDRVFVYKNKTVVFE from the coding sequence ATGATTATTGTAATACAGTGTAAAGACAAAGTGGGCCTTGTAGCGGCCATATCTGCAACATTAGCCAAACACCTGCTCAATATAGTTTCCATGCGCGAGCATGTTGATCATAACGAAAATGTTTTTTTTACACGTCTGGAAGTTGAAAAAGGCGATGATGCCGGCCTTGAAGATTCATTACGTAAGATATTGCCCGAAGGGTCCTACATTTCAGTAAATCCTGAGCCTGTAAAGAAAGTGGTTGTACTGGCTACCAAAGAGTATCATTGCCTGAGCGATATCCTGGTGCGCAACCACTTTAATACCCTGGGTGCAAGTGTGCAATGCGTTATCGGCAATCACGCCAAGCTGCAAAACATATGCGAGCGATTTGACATTCCTTTTTATCATATCAGTCATGAACAGGTAAGCAAGGCCGAATTTGAACAGCAGGTGATCGGTACCATTAAACAATACACCCCTGATTACGTGATATTGGCCAAATTTATGCGGATCCTGTCGCCCCAATTTGTGGCTGAATTTCCGATGAAGATCATTAATATCCATCACTCGTTTTTACCCGCGTTTATAGGTGCCAATCCCTATAAGCAGGCGTTTGAGCGGGGTGTGAAACTCATAGGGGCAACAGCGCACTACGTATCAAATGAATTGGACGAAGGGCCGATCATCGCCCAGCAAATTGTTCCGGTAAATCACTCATATAGCTGGACAGACATGGTAAAAGCCGGCCAGGAAGTGGAAACTGCCGTATTAGCCAAAGCGTTGAAGCTTGTTTTTGAAGACCGGGTATTTGTGTATAAGAACAAAACGGTAGTGTTTGAGTAA
- a CDS encoding YciI family protein has product MKKHFVIKLTGNRPTFPNNMTDDERVIMQAHAEYLKGKMKEGLVLIFGPVFDPKGVYGLGILTVDDEAQVHEIIANDPANVLGTYEVALMMAWGAD; this is encoded by the coding sequence ATGAAAAAGCACTTCGTAATAAAGCTGACCGGTAACCGCCCAACGTTTCCTAACAATATGACCGATGACGAACGCGTTATTATGCAAGCTCATGCCGAATATCTGAAAGGGAAAATGAAAGAAGGCCTGGTGCTTATTTTTGGCCCGGTTTTCGACCCGAAAGGTGTTTATGGCCTTGGCATCCTTACAGTTGATGACGAAGCTCAGGTACACGAAATTATCGCCAATGACCCGGCCAATGTTTTAGGCACTTATGAAGTGGCATTGATGATGGCCTGGGGCGCAGATTAG